One Nocardioides oleivorans DNA segment encodes these proteins:
- a CDS encoding IclR family transcriptional regulator translates to MSGQGRPGANRVQSVERAAALLRAVAAATGQDGTAAALAEAVGLNRTTTWRILATLEQQRLVSRDDASGIYSLGFGLIDLASQAGGAALARSAQAVLQRLAATVGETAALAVVRDGVLTYVAEATGGAVVAAGWRDRPVSMHATSTGKVLLAFSEPELLRTLLQLPRGDRLTRHTDTTTTSLAALEEELALTRGRGYAVCRGEFETTAWGVSAPVLDVSGRPVAVVSLWGPGERLTESRFEPLGRLAVAAADEIAGRRTDLQGSRTDTRPSPPPTSRPTSRPTSRPTSRPDPRQKEASTGD, encoded by the coding sequence ATGTCCGGTCAGGGTCGTCCCGGTGCCAACCGGGTGCAGTCGGTCGAGCGGGCCGCGGCACTGCTCCGCGCCGTCGCGGCGGCCACCGGCCAGGACGGCACGGCCGCGGCCCTGGCCGAGGCCGTCGGGCTCAACCGCACCACGACCTGGCGCATCCTGGCCACGCTCGAGCAGCAGCGCCTCGTCTCCCGCGACGACGCCAGCGGCATCTACTCCCTCGGGTTCGGCCTGATCGACCTCGCGAGCCAGGCCGGCGGAGCCGCGCTGGCCCGGTCGGCGCAGGCGGTGCTCCAGCGGCTCGCCGCGACCGTGGGCGAGACGGCCGCGCTCGCCGTCGTGCGCGACGGGGTGCTGACCTACGTCGCCGAGGCGACCGGAGGCGCGGTGGTCGCGGCGGGCTGGCGCGACCGTCCGGTGTCGATGCACGCCACCTCGACCGGCAAGGTGCTGCTGGCCTTCTCCGAGCCCGAGCTCCTCCGGACGCTCCTGCAGCTGCCGCGCGGCGACCGGCTGACCCGCCACACCGACACCACGACCACCTCGCTCGCCGCGCTCGAGGAGGAGCTCGCGCTGACGCGCGGTCGGGGGTACGCCGTGTGCCGCGGCGAGTTCGAGACCACCGCCTGGGGCGTCTCGGCCCCCGTCCTCGACGTGTCCGGCCGTCCCGTGGCGGTGGTCAGCCTGTGGGGTCCGGGGGAGAGGCTGACAGAGTCACGCTTCGAGCCCCTCGGCCGGCTCGCGGTCGCCGCCGCCGACGAGATCGCCGGACGTCGCACCGACCTGCAGGGCAGCCGCACCGACACCCGACCGAGCCCCCCACCCACCTCCCGACCCACCTCCCGACCCACCTCCCGACCCACCTCCCGACCGGACCCACGACAGAAAGAGGCCTCCACCGGTGACTGA
- a CDS encoding ABC transporter substrate-binding protein produces MLRYSGVSAVAIGGSSFLAGCGGGDDGGGGGGGGGPQSSGGQLIHGATGGGAKDTLDPHQPVTAADIARCLNLYEPLLIWDNNYELQPALAESVESSKDAITWTVKMRAGATFHNGAPVTAEDAWLSIRRVADPKAPLSAGGQLSQIIDFESSKVVDDTTLKIVLNTPYAILDSLLAEYTLGIIPGGEFDPANPVGTAAFAYKSFEAGKTSTFTKYTDYWGDAAFLDELIIQDFADDNAKVNALQAGQIQTLDNLPYNLVDTIKGAGAGVLTAEGGQWVPFTMRVDQAPFNDPKVRQAMRLIVDRQAMIDQTLSGYGSLGNDMYAPLDVAYASDLPQREQDIDQAMSLLASAGADGLQVELFTGDDIGSVAVPAANLFAEQAKAAGVDVKVTKKTPFYDDDYLSYTFAQDFWNTRNYIPQAVVGTFPPNQGGTYNETHWDNADHRDLVNAAAKEVDETKRATLLHDAQEIEYDEGGYIIWGFRQQVDAYGSTVQGLEPSKYLPLGNYCFRKASL; encoded by the coding sequence ATGCTCCGCTACTCCGGAGTCAGTGCGGTAGCCATCGGAGGCAGCAGCTTCCTGGCGGGATGCGGCGGCGGTGACGACGGAGGCGGCGGAGGTGGTGGCGGCGGACCGCAGAGCTCGGGTGGCCAGCTCATCCACGGCGCCACCGGCGGTGGCGCGAAGGACACCCTCGACCCGCACCAGCCGGTGACCGCGGCCGACATCGCCCGGTGCCTCAACCTCTACGAGCCGCTGCTCATCTGGGACAACAACTACGAGCTCCAGCCGGCCCTCGCCGAGTCCGTGGAGTCGTCGAAGGACGCCATCACCTGGACGGTGAAGATGCGCGCCGGCGCCACCTTCCACAACGGCGCGCCCGTCACGGCCGAGGACGCCTGGCTGAGCATCCGCCGCGTGGCAGACCCGAAGGCGCCGCTGTCCGCGGGCGGCCAGCTCTCGCAGATCATCGACTTCGAGTCCTCCAAGGTCGTCGACGACACGACGCTCAAGATCGTGCTCAACACGCCCTACGCGATCCTCGACTCGCTGCTCGCCGAGTACACGCTCGGGATCATCCCGGGCGGCGAGTTCGACCCGGCCAACCCGGTCGGGACGGCCGCGTTCGCCTACAAGTCCTTCGAGGCGGGCAAGACCAGCACCTTCACCAAGTACACCGACTACTGGGGCGACGCCGCGTTCCTCGACGAGCTCATCATCCAGGACTTCGCCGACGACAACGCCAAGGTCAACGCACTGCAGGCCGGCCAGATCCAGACGCTCGACAACCTGCCCTACAACCTGGTCGACACGATCAAGGGTGCGGGCGCCGGCGTGCTCACCGCGGAGGGCGGCCAGTGGGTCCCGTTCACGATGCGTGTGGACCAGGCTCCCTTCAACGACCCGAAGGTCCGCCAGGCGATGCGCCTGATCGTCGACCGCCAGGCGATGATCGACCAGACGCTCAGCGGCTACGGCTCGCTCGGCAACGACATGTACGCCCCGCTCGACGTGGCCTACGCCAGCGACCTGCCCCAGCGCGAGCAGGACATCGACCAGGCCATGTCCCTCCTGGCCTCGGCCGGCGCGGACGGCCTGCAGGTCGAGCTGTTCACCGGCGACGACATCGGCTCGGTCGCGGTGCCCGCGGCCAACCTGTTCGCCGAGCAGGCCAAGGCGGCCGGTGTCGACGTGAAGGTCACCAAGAAGACGCCGTTCTACGACGACGACTACCTGTCCTACACGTTCGCCCAGGACTTCTGGAACACCCGCAACTACATCCCCCAGGCCGTCGTCGGCACGTTCCCGCCCAACCAGGGCGGCACCTACAACGAGACGCACTGGGACAACGCCGACCACCGCGACCTGGTCAACGCCGCGGCCAAGGAGGTCGACGAGACCAAGCGGGCGACGCTGCTGCACGACGCCCAGGAGATCGAGTACGACGAGGGCGGCTACATCATCTGGGGCTTCCGCCAGCAGGTGGACGCCTACGGCTCGACCGTGCAGGGACTGGAGCCGAGCAAGTACCTGCCGCTCGGCAACTACTGCTTCCGCAAGGCGTCCCTCTGA
- a CDS encoding ABC transporter permease — protein sequence MTQEATLPDPLAEVAPPRGRSGGAAWGIWLARRLGLALLTLWLVSIVVFLATAALGDPVRAILGRDYGTNVARREQLEAQLGIGDSIVTRYFDWLGGLLTGDFGTSLANQQPVWGQISSSVTNSLVLVLLSALVMIPLAFGIAMISSHFRRRRPDTVIQTILLALAGVPEFVTGILLVSVFSTTVFKIFPAVTLVAPGGSPWDEPKSMVLPVLTLVIAVTPYVSRIVRATLLEVLDSDYVELARLKGIPEPVVMRKHALLNAIVPGIQVVSLQLAWLAGGVVLVETLFQYPGVGRQLVDSVRNHDVAMVQALSMIIAGVYIVVNLVADVLSILLTPRARTAISS from the coding sequence ATGACACAGGAAGCGACTCTCCCTGATCCGCTCGCGGAGGTCGCCCCTCCTCGTGGACGCTCCGGCGGGGCGGCGTGGGGCATCTGGCTCGCACGCCGCCTCGGCCTGGCACTCCTGACGCTGTGGCTGGTGTCGATCGTGGTGTTCCTCGCCACCGCGGCCCTCGGCGACCCCGTCCGCGCCATCCTCGGACGTGACTACGGCACCAACGTGGCCCGCCGTGAGCAGCTCGAGGCCCAGCTCGGCATCGGCGACTCGATCGTCACCCGCTACTTCGACTGGCTCGGCGGGCTGCTCACCGGCGACTTCGGCACCTCGCTGGCCAACCAGCAGCCGGTCTGGGGCCAGATCTCCAGCAGCGTCACCAACTCGCTGGTCCTGGTGCTCCTGTCCGCCCTGGTGATGATCCCGCTGGCCTTCGGCATCGCGATGATCTCCTCGCACTTCCGGCGCCGCCGTCCCGACACCGTCATCCAGACCATCCTGCTGGCGCTGGCCGGCGTGCCGGAGTTCGTCACCGGCATCCTGCTCGTGTCGGTCTTCTCCACCACGGTGTTCAAGATCTTCCCGGCCGTCACCCTCGTGGCCCCGGGCGGGAGCCCGTGGGACGAGCCCAAGAGCATGGTGCTGCCGGTCCTCACCCTCGTCATCGCCGTCACGCCCTACGTCTCCCGCATCGTGCGCGCCACGCTGCTCGAGGTGCTCGACAGCGACTACGTCGAGCTGGCCCGGCTCAAGGGCATCCCCGAGCCGGTGGTGATGCGCAAGCACGCGCTGCTCAACGCGATCGTGCCCGGCATCCAGGTCGTCTCGCTCCAGCTCGCCTGGCTCGCCGGTGGCGTGGTGCTCGTCGAGACCCTCTTCCAGTACCCCGGCGTCGGGCGCCAGCTCGTCGACTCGGTGCGCAACCACGACGTCGCGATGGTGCAGGCGCTCAGCATGATCATCGCGGGCGTCTACATCGTGGTGAACCTTGTGGCCGACGTCCTGTCCATCCTGCTGACTCCCCGAGCAAGGACGGCGATCTCCTCATGA
- a CDS encoding ABC transporter permease: MSTTSSAAPGASSPEATAPAPAGFFRRALHQKRFVFGFAGTLLVVLFAILAPFFAPYGEKETAGPPYSKDGLFGTDYIGQDVLSRVMHGGQEVLTISVLATVLGMVGGILIGVVAAYAGGWWDEIIMRLNDVLLAFPQILLSLVVLTALQNPSAWVIIVLVAAGHAPRVARVARGVALGIVSRDFVVAAEALGEKRSRVIVAEVLPNMTGPLLAEAGLRLTYSIGIVAALGFLGFAADPGAANWGQMMNENRLGLQTQPWAVMAPVLVIAIFTIATNLMADGLAQAAQKGE, translated from the coding sequence ATGAGCACGACCTCCTCCGCTGCACCCGGCGCCTCCTCCCCCGAGGCGACCGCCCCGGCCCCGGCCGGCTTCTTCCGACGCGCGCTGCACCAGAAGCGCTTCGTGTTCGGCTTCGCCGGCACGCTCCTGGTGGTCCTGTTCGCGATCCTCGCGCCGTTCTTCGCGCCCTACGGCGAGAAGGAGACCGCGGGTCCGCCCTACTCCAAGGACGGCCTGTTCGGCACCGACTACATCGGCCAGGACGTCCTGAGCCGCGTCATGCACGGCGGCCAGGAGGTGCTGACCATCTCCGTGCTCGCCACGGTGCTCGGCATGGTCGGCGGCATCCTCATCGGTGTCGTCGCGGCCTACGCCGGCGGCTGGTGGGACGAGATCATCATGCGGCTCAACGACGTCCTGCTGGCGTTTCCCCAGATCCTGCTCTCCCTCGTCGTGCTGACCGCGCTGCAGAACCCGTCGGCGTGGGTGATCATCGTGCTCGTCGCCGCCGGCCACGCCCCCCGCGTGGCCCGCGTCGCCCGCGGTGTCGCCCTCGGGATCGTCTCGCGCGACTTCGTGGTCGCCGCCGAGGCCCTCGGCGAGAAGCGCTCCCGCGTGATCGTGGCCGAGGTGCTGCCGAACATGACCGGTCCCCTGCTGGCCGAGGCCGGCCTGCGGCTGACGTACTCCATCGGCATCGTCGCCGCGCTCGGCTTCCTCGGCTTCGCCGCCGACCCCGGTGCGGCCAACTGGGGCCAGATGATGAACGAGAACCGGCTCGGCCTCCAGACCCAGCCCTGGGCCGTGATGGCCCCGGTCCTCGTCATCGCGATCTTCACCATCGCGACCAACCTCATGGCCGACGGGCTCGCCCAGGCCGCCCAGAAGGGCGAGTGA
- a CDS encoding ABC transporter ATP-binding protein, producing the protein MTATTDSGHAVRKTGGIVIEDLGVSLTGKDVDVVDDIDLVLKPGEVVGLVGESGSGKTTVGTSLLNYSRAGAYISSGKVLLEDRDVLQLPWKEVRKLRGEEIAYVPQDPASALNPSIRIGKQLVELQQLRGIGTSESRLAAARAGLEEVGLPSDDEFLKRYAHQLSGGQVQRVALAMAFLPKPKVLVLDEPTTGLDVTTQKMVLDTMAELCRTYGVSALYVTHDLAVVANIADRVAVMYAGQIAELGPRDAIFANPSHPYTRALLDSIPHLSQARALKGIPGRTPSPGRRPDGCRFNDRCTFAIDVCRAEVPQLRIIAPEHEVRCHRVGEIGTWDINIGTVPDADPDKDRDVILSIQGLDVFYGRKHVVHDVTFDVAKGEVVALVGESGSGKTTISRSVGGLHKDWTGSITFEGRELATSARKRSAEDRRRMQYIFQNPYLSLNPRLTIEQIIRRPMELFGLAKGKDATEKVVELMGQVALGPQMLHYQASRLSGGERQRVAIARALAAEPDVMICDEITSALDVSVQGSIVELLEGLRIERGISMLFVTHNLALVRSIAARVEILQAGEVVEAGSVVTVMDTPREDYTRKLLSNSPRID; encoded by the coding sequence ATGACAGCCACCACCGACTCCGGCCATGCGGTCCGCAAGACCGGCGGCATCGTCATCGAGGACCTCGGCGTCAGCCTGACCGGCAAGGACGTCGACGTCGTCGACGACATCGACCTGGTGCTCAAGCCCGGCGAGGTCGTCGGCCTGGTCGGCGAGTCCGGCTCCGGCAAGACCACCGTCGGGACCTCGCTGCTCAACTACTCCCGCGCCGGGGCGTACATCTCCTCGGGCAAGGTGCTGCTCGAGGACCGCGACGTCCTCCAGCTGCCGTGGAAGGAGGTCCGCAAGCTGCGCGGCGAGGAGATCGCCTACGTCCCGCAGGACCCGGCCTCCGCGCTCAACCCGAGCATCCGCATCGGCAAGCAGCTCGTCGAGCTCCAGCAGCTGCGCGGCATCGGCACCAGCGAGTCCCGGCTCGCCGCGGCCCGCGCCGGCCTGGAGGAGGTCGGGCTGCCCAGCGACGACGAGTTCCTCAAGCGCTACGCCCACCAGCTCTCCGGCGGGCAGGTGCAGCGTGTCGCGCTCGCGATGGCGTTCCTGCCCAAGCCCAAGGTGCTCGTCCTCGACGAGCCCACCACCGGCCTCGACGTCACCACGCAGAAGATGGTGCTCGACACGATGGCCGAGCTGTGCCGGACCTACGGCGTCTCCGCGCTCTACGTCACCCACGACCTCGCCGTGGTCGCCAACATCGCCGACCGCGTCGCGGTGATGTACGCCGGCCAGATCGCCGAGCTCGGGCCGAGGGACGCGATCTTCGCCAACCCCTCGCACCCCTACACCCGGGCGCTGCTCGACTCGATCCCGCACCTGAGCCAGGCCCGCGCGCTCAAGGGCATCCCGGGGCGTACGCCGTCGCCCGGCCGTCGTCCCGACGGCTGCCGCTTCAACGACCGCTGCACCTTCGCCATCGACGTGTGCCGGGCCGAGGTGCCGCAGCTGCGCATCATCGCCCCCGAGCACGAGGTGCGGTGCCACCGGGTCGGCGAGATCGGCACGTGGGACATCAACATCGGCACCGTGCCCGACGCCGACCCCGACAAGGACCGCGACGTCATCCTCTCGATCCAGGGGCTCGACGTCTTCTACGGCCGCAAGCACGTCGTCCACGACGTCACCTTCGACGTGGCCAAGGGCGAGGTCGTGGCCCTGGTCGGCGAGTCGGGCTCCGGCAAGACGACGATCTCGCGATCGGTCGGCGGCCTCCACAAGGACTGGACCGGCTCGATCACCTTCGAGGGCCGCGAGCTGGCCACGAGCGCGCGCAAGCGCAGCGCCGAGGACCGCCGCCGGATGCAGTACATCTTCCAGAACCCCTACCTGTCGCTGAACCCGCGGCTGACGATCGAGCAGATCATCCGACGGCCGATGGAGCTCTTCGGGCTGGCCAAGGGCAAGGACGCCACCGAGAAGGTGGTCGAGCTGATGGGTCAGGTCGCCCTCGGCCCGCAGATGCTGCACTACCAGGCGAGCAGGCTCTCCGGCGGTGAGCGCCAGCGCGTCGCCATCGCCCGCGCCCTGGCGGCCGAGCCGGACGTGATGATCTGCGACGAGATCACCTCCGCGCTCGACGTCTCGGTGCAGGGCTCGATCGTCGAGCTGCTCGAGGGCCTGCGGATCGAGCGCGGGATCAGCATGCTGTTCGTGACCCACAACCTCGCGCTGGTGCGCTCCATCGCGGCGCGCGTGGAGATCCTCCAGGCGGGCGAGGTCGTCGAGGCGGGCTCGGTCGTCACGGTCATGGACACGCCCCGCGAGGACTACACCCGCAAGCTGCTGAGCAACAGTCCGAGGATCGACTAG
- a CDS encoding serine hydrolase domain-containing protein, with the protein MPTTSKAGSRLSTLRFTDPQHEPGWRHVVVPAADPRPLASAPRACEVSVAGAGRRHTLPEWNDATWTTSLLVLERGTVVHEEYSDRDGAAGVGPQTLFLGASMTKSVLAHLVGRAVTDGGLGLDDPVTRYVPELTGSGYDGTTVRDVLTMTSGVDWVEDHRDPGSLASRLLGCFPDGDSRALLREVRPGVAPGTRWVYNTADSQVLDWVRERATGRVYADDVARLWRDLGCTSAAVVAVDRTGTALAGGGLAATARDWARIALLAVDGTTDDGTRLLDPGWVAAAARSSYGFTGVGRLPSSITTLAGFGLHWWPLDDEGVRLTADGSRGQFAAADRHTGAVVVKTSLWPYDDFLVDRQARDLSYLGLHALLDLLAPTETHLKEHHP; encoded by the coding sequence GTGCCGACCACGTCGAAGGCGGGGTCGCGGCTCTCGACCCTGAGGTTCACCGACCCCCAGCACGAGCCGGGGTGGCGCCACGTCGTGGTGCCGGCCGCCGACCCGCGACCGCTCGCCTCGGCCCCGCGCGCGTGCGAGGTGTCGGTGGCCGGGGCCGGGCGGCGGCACACGCTGCCCGAGTGGAACGACGCGACCTGGACCACCTCCCTGCTGGTGCTCGAGCGCGGGACGGTCGTGCACGAGGAGTACTCCGATCGGGACGGTGCCGCCGGGGTGGGCCCGCAGACCCTCTTCCTCGGGGCGTCGATGACCAAGTCCGTGCTCGCGCACCTCGTCGGACGCGCCGTCACCGACGGCGGCCTGGGCCTCGACGACCCGGTGACCCGGTACGTCCCCGAGCTCACCGGCTCCGGCTACGACGGCACGACCGTGCGCGACGTGCTGACCATGACCAGCGGCGTCGACTGGGTCGAGGACCACCGCGACCCCGGGAGCCTCGCGTCCCGGCTGCTCGGCTGCTTCCCCGACGGCGACTCGCGCGCGCTGCTGCGTGAGGTGCGGCCCGGCGTCGCGCCGGGGACGCGCTGGGTCTACAACACCGCCGACTCGCAGGTGCTCGACTGGGTGCGCGAGCGCGCCACCGGCCGGGTGTACGCCGACGACGTCGCCCGGCTGTGGCGCGACCTGGGCTGCACCAGCGCGGCCGTCGTCGCCGTCGACCGGACCGGCACCGCGCTCGCCGGCGGTGGCCTGGCGGCGACCGCGCGGGACTGGGCGCGGATCGCCCTCTTGGCCGTCGACGGCACCACCGACGACGGCACCCGGTTGCTGGACCCCGGCTGGGTGGCAGCCGCCGCGCGGTCGTCGTACGGCTTCACGGGGGTGGGTCGGCTGCCCAGCTCGATCACCACGCTCGCCGGGTTCGGCCTGCACTGGTGGCCGCTCGACGACGAGGGCGTCCGCCTCACCGCCGACGGCAGTCGCGGCCAGTTCGCCGCCGCCGACCGACATACGGGGGCCGTCGTGGTGAAGACCTCGCTGTGGCCCTACGACGACTTCCTCGTCGACCGCCAGGCCCGCGACCTCAGCTACCTCGGGCTCCACGCCCTGCTCGACCTCCTCGCACCCACCGAAACCCACCTGAAGGAGCACCACCCGTGA
- a CDS encoding 3-keto-5-aminohexanoate cleavage protein translates to MNRNVMITCALTGAGDTVGRSEHVPVTPEQIAESGIAAARAGATIVHIHVRDPETGVGSRDVALYREVVERIRASDVDVIINTTAGMGGDLVLDPTDPTTFLEGTDLVRGVDRLPHVEELLPDICTLDCGSLNFGEGSLVYVSTPDMLREGAKKIQELGVRCEMEIFDTGHLWFARTLVEEGLIDAPAMYQLCMGIPYGAPADPMTLMSMVQQLPEDAVWASFALGPMQMPWVAQSVLLGGHVRVGLEDNLYLAKGVKATNAQLVERARTIVESMGAKVATPDEGREILQLKARS, encoded by the coding sequence GTGAACCGCAACGTGATGATCACCTGTGCACTCACCGGAGCCGGCGACACCGTCGGCAGGTCCGAGCACGTGCCGGTGACACCGGAGCAGATCGCCGAGTCCGGCATCGCCGCCGCCCGCGCCGGCGCGACCATCGTCCACATCCACGTGCGCGACCCCGAGACCGGCGTCGGCTCGCGCGACGTGGCGCTCTACCGCGAGGTCGTCGAGCGGATCCGCGCCTCCGACGTCGACGTCATCATCAACACCACCGCGGGCATGGGCGGCGACCTCGTGCTCGACCCGACGGACCCGACGACGTTCCTCGAGGGCACCGACCTCGTCCGCGGCGTCGACCGGCTCCCCCACGTCGAGGAGCTGCTGCCGGACATCTGCACCCTCGACTGCGGCAGCCTCAACTTCGGCGAGGGCAGCCTCGTCTACGTCAGCACGCCCGACATGCTCCGCGAGGGCGCGAAGAAGATCCAGGAGCTCGGCGTCCGCTGCGAGATGGAGATCTTCGACACCGGGCACCTGTGGTTCGCCAGGACGCTCGTCGAGGAGGGCCTGATCGACGCCCCGGCGATGTACCAGCTGTGCATGGGCATCCCCTACGGCGCTCCCGCCGATCCGATGACGCTGATGTCGATGGTCCAGCAGCTGCCCGAGGACGCCGTGTGGGCCTCCTTCGCGCTCGGCCCGATGCAGATGCCGTGGGTCGCGCAGTCGGTGCTGCTCGGCGGCCACGTGCGCGTCGGCCTCGAGGACAACCTCTACCTCGCCAAGGGCGTCAAGGCCACCAACGCCCAGCTCGTCGAGCGGGCCCGCACCATCGTGGAGTCGATGGGCGCCAAGGTCGCCACCCCCGACGAGGGACGCGAGATCCTCCAGCTGAAGGCGCGGTCCTGA
- a CDS encoding 3-hydroxyacyl-CoA dehydrogenase NAD-binding domain-containing protein — MGTSARPAPADVRTVVCVGAGVIGGGWVAYFLAHGFRVVAWDPAPDGEERLRHLVGAAWPALTELGLAEGASIDNLTFEPDLAKACAQADFVQESAPEDLELKRTLLADIDAATPEGVVISSSTSGYGMSEMQDKCAHPDRTVVGHPFNPPYLIPLVEVVGGTSTAPDVVAWTSEFFTLAGKSVITMDREVPGFIANRLQEALWREALHMVAAGEATVEQIDLSITDGPGLRWPVFGPMLTFHLAGGQGGMAHMLDHFGPSLLSPWTRLVAAELTPELRDAVVDGCDREADGRSIDDLVAERDRGVVAVLRALGRA, encoded by the coding sequence GTGGGCACCTCAGCTCGGCCCGCACCTGCCGACGTCCGCACCGTCGTCTGCGTCGGCGCCGGGGTCATCGGCGGCGGCTGGGTCGCGTACTTCCTGGCCCACGGCTTCCGGGTCGTGGCCTGGGACCCGGCGCCCGACGGCGAGGAGCGGCTGCGCCACCTCGTCGGCGCGGCGTGGCCCGCACTGACCGAGCTCGGCCTCGCCGAGGGCGCCAGCATCGACAACCTCACCTTCGAGCCCGACCTCGCGAAGGCCTGTGCCCAGGCCGACTTCGTCCAGGAGAGCGCGCCTGAGGACCTCGAGCTCAAGCGCACGCTGCTGGCCGACATCGACGCCGCGACCCCCGAGGGCGTGGTCATCTCCTCGTCCACGTCGGGCTACGGGATGAGCGAGATGCAGGACAAGTGCGCCCACCCCGACCGGACGGTCGTGGGGCACCCGTTCAACCCGCCCTACCTGATCCCGCTCGTCGAGGTCGTCGGCGGCACGAGCACCGCGCCCGACGTGGTGGCGTGGACCTCGGAGTTCTTCACGCTGGCCGGCAAGTCGGTGATCACCATGGACCGCGAGGTCCCCGGGTTCATCGCCAACCGCCTGCAGGAGGCGCTGTGGCGCGAGGCGCTGCACATGGTGGCCGCCGGTGAGGCGACCGTCGAGCAGATCGACCTGTCGATCACCGACGGGCCGGGCCTGCGCTGGCCGGTCTTCGGACCGATGCTGACCTTCCACCTCGCCGGCGGGCAGGGCGGCATGGCCCACATGCTCGACCACTTCGGACCCTCGCTGCTCTCGCCCTGGACGCGCCTGGTCGCGGCGGAGCTCACGCCCGAGCTGCGCGACGCCGTCGTCGACGGGTGCGACCGCGAGGCCGACGGCCGCAGCATCGACGACCTGGTCGCCGAGCGCGACCGCGGTGTCGTGGCGGTGCTGCGCGCGCTGGGCCGGGCATGA
- a CDS encoding thioesterase family protein produces MTDPLVWREPVQEAWIDYNGHLSEPYYVLVFGHATDNVMDAVGLGPDHRAAHDSSLYTVEAHVRYLDEVSAGADLEVRSSVVGATGKLLWIWHEMWVDGRLRATEEVLGVHVVGRGSAPFPDDVAEKALALLVEPPEEASGRIRPLRRP; encoded by the coding sequence ATGACCGACCCTCTCGTCTGGCGCGAGCCCGTGCAGGAGGCCTGGATCGACTACAACGGCCACCTCTCCGAGCCCTACTACGTCCTGGTCTTCGGGCACGCCACCGACAACGTGATGGACGCGGTCGGCCTCGGGCCCGACCACCGCGCCGCCCACGACTCCTCGCTCTACACGGTCGAGGCGCACGTGCGCTACCTCGACGAGGTCTCCGCCGGGGCCGACCTCGAGGTGCGGTCGTCGGTGGTCGGGGCGACGGGCAAGCTGCTGTGGATCTGGCACGAGATGTGGGTCGACGGCCGGTTGCGGGCCACCGAGGAGGTCCTCGGCGTGCACGTGGTCGGCCGCGGCTCGGCACCGTTCCCCGACGACGTCGCCGAGAAGGCCCTCGCCCTGCTCGTCGAGCCGCCCGAGGAGGCGAGCGGCCGGATCCGTCCGCTGCGCCGGCCCTGA
- a CDS encoding WhiB family transcriptional regulator, translated as MTISVLDRKRAADQLDPQAPLGALHDAAAEVDEELLPCRVNDAELWFAESPADVEHAKALCIDCPVRALCLDGALERREPWGVWGGELFLQGVVIPRKRPRGRPRKSEQTVQVA; from the coding sequence ATGACCATCAGCGTTCTCGACCGCAAGCGAGCTGCCGACCAGCTGGACCCCCAGGCACCCCTGGGCGCCCTGCACGACGCAGCTGCCGAAGTGGATGAGGAGTTGCTGCCCTGCCGCGTCAACGACGCAGAGCTGTGGTTTGCCGAGTCCCCCGCGGACGTGGAGCACGCCAAGGCGCTCTGCATCGACTGCCCGGTGCGCGCGCTGTGCCTCGACGGAGCCCTCGAGCGGCGTGAGCCGTGGGGCGTCTGGGGAGGCGAGCTCTTCCTCCAGGGCGTGGTGATCCCGCGCAAGCGGCCGCGAGGCCGGCCCCGCAAGTCCGAGCAGACCGTCCAGGTCGCCTAG